The sequence TACATAATAGACGACCATTGGCGTGACAAGTGTCCATGCAAAGTTGTAGCTCATTACCATACCGACTCAAAGGgtactattttttattttttttcaaatctacTTTCCAAAGTgaacatattttatttttgtgtggcCATGTTACATAAGAGCAACACATGGCTCGAGCTATATTTATGTGCATCTCATtagattgagaaaaaaaaaggcaggaaGAACCTGTTAAATACGGTGCCATACTCCTGTTGCTTCCTTACTTAGAAATTGTTATTGTTTATCGAAACTTGATCGTGTGTGACATTGTCggattttgtttaaattcccAAATATTTccgaaaggaaaacaagagagaaaaggtcaagaaaaaaacaaaaaaaaacaaaacaagggcCAGTAGAAATAACTTAAGGCAAGAGAACATTACACGGCAAACATGTAGCAGCACCTGCAGCTCACGTGCTGGACGCTGGCGGGGTCCGGACGGGGTCTATAAGGTAAGAAGAGAAGGGGGCcacttatatatatatatatatataaaatgtattttttttttttttattttcttttaaaatcaaaaaagatttttgtttaaaaagaaagaaaaagaaaagacgatgGCGACTTGACCTCCAAGTCGCGCGGTATACCCAAACCTGTCCATCACAGCTagggcatttttctttttctcttttttcttcggcgacttctttttcatccccgtcaaaaaaaaaaaaaaggaaagaacaaaaaaatactgacgttttttttttttttttgttatattcttttcttttaaacgaaaattttgttcaatttatttatttaccgTCCAtcttaaaatgaaaaaaattcaaaaacagttCAAAATAAATTCGCACTAGTCCGGATACGAATTGCGTGATATCCCCCTTTTGttacaaaccaaaaaaaaaaaaaaaaaaaaaaatatatatataatatttttctatAGTAGCACAAACgatcgttccttttttttttttttttttttcctcgatcGAACCCTCACGTTTCTCATAGAGTCTCTCGTATAACCAAacgctttttttctctttaaaccAGGGGTTCgcccaggaaaaaaaaaaaaaaaaaataggaggaaGAGAAAATAAGGAACGACCGAAAGAGAGAAGTTGAGCTCATGTGAGAGCGGCGGCAACGGCAGCGGCGCCGAGGACGTGACGTGAGAACTTAAACTatccccctcctcctcctcctccctcaGCGTGTATATACTTTCCAATCTAGGCAGGAAATCAGCggagctctctctctctcttgctttaaagccgtgtgtgtgtgtgtgtgtaacagcagctaaaggaaaaaaaagaaagaaaaaaaaaaaaaaggaacgctCAGCAACTGCAGAAGCTCTTGCTGTAATAGACTTTTTGATATTTGCCTAGAATCAAAAGACGAATAAGGCGAACGTATCGATTGGCGCATCTATGCAAACAAGGcgcaaaatgaagaagaagaagaacacacgcgagaaaaatgaatgataTACAGTCGCCTTATAtttcttggtttttgttttgtttttgttttgttttttaataaaaaaaaaaaggggcagcaGCAAAATGTGAGAGAGGTCGCTCGCCGCCGTCCATCCACAGCCCAGAGGCTCTTTCTTGTAAATgcttttcgaaaaagaaacattcagatatatatatatataaatattttctctacaagaataagaaaaaaaaaaaaaaaaaaaaggccggagAGATGGAGGGCACGAGCCACACAAGCAAAGGTTTCTTTGAGatatttcaagaaaaaagaagaagaagaagaagagagagtcTGCTCaaggcttttttcttttttcacctggattcttctttttttttttttcctttatagACATGGCAGGCCCCAGCATTATAGATGTGTAGGccctttcttctcttttttcgtCTGTCGTGTTGATGCAAACCCGCACCTTAAACACACgtcccctctctttctctctctatgtgtgtgtaaacAGTCCCCCCTATACGCTGTCACACCTGCGCCATTTTCTACATgccgatcttttttttttatttttttttcattcttttttaaaatcattacTAAATATTTTGGTTGTTGGAAAAACAGTGTTGGTCTAAATGCATTTGAAATCGTAAGAACGAGGTACATTGCAATAGGTTGTTTTGGCtaaaggtgtgtgtgtgtgtgctgtttCTACTAGCGTCTGATGCCAGAGGGCAGTCGGCACACGTTCAGCAGCGAACGAACGAAACaccaaaaggcaaaaaaaaaaaaaaaaaaaaaagggaactgtCGGAGAACTCTGGCATCTTTGTGGAGGAGAGTCTTGACCTTGCCTCCTCTCTCTCCCCTtacaacagaaagaaaactggCTTCCTCGAGCTTTTGCCATCACACACACTCCCATCTTGGATTCCTCCTTGTGCTGCAAAGCCCAaccgtctgttttttttttctttcttacgtACAAGAAATTGGGTCTATGACGATGTTTTCCAAATCGATTGCTCAAtgaaacagagagagaaatgaatttcgtttttttttacttgttttttttttttcatttttgaaattttttttccttttgtggaggaggaggagacgCACTGTACAACAACATATCGTATATAAAGTAGGAAGTTGTGTGTCTTGAATGTGGACGacgagagaaatgaaaaataaaaacaaatgtttttaaaaaaacaaaagacaaatcgtgtgtgtgtacagcAGCATatgacaaacatttttttttttttgttcttttatgttttttcaattttaaaagaaatcaatcgttataccaaatttttttatctcacccatttttaaaaaaaaacattttcaaatggcgggagaaaaaaaaaaaattgagaaataatttgaagtagtttttttgttttgttttcgtaatGTATACCagcaacaaacaagaaaagtagGGAGATTGATATAAAAAGGCCTGGGTCTGGGGTCGTACACACtgacgcgtttttttttttatatgtataagagtgtgtgtgtgtgtgtgtctttctcTCGCTGTTCGTgtacagaatttttttttcttttcttttctttttttttttgtaggaaaGAGCAGGAAAAATTATGGAACAAACAGTGAAACAACAGCagcgacgaaaaaaaacagtagGGATTTTTTGGATACACTAAAATGATTTCCTCCTGTGGAACACGcacgaaatttgaaataaaaaatacacatttcttttttttttttttttcgaaaaaaattcaaatgaaaaatgagagGCGGgaatgacaaaagaaaaaaaaaatcaacagtttTACATCGGTTGTATAATTATTAGTACATTTcgttttgcacacacacacaatcacatCATTTGTTCACGAATAATGAGAAgagcgagggggggggggtttcctttttttttttttttttttgatataATATTTATAATTGTATATACCAtttgtattttgaaaaatagtgGTTCGATAgaagaacatgaaaaaaaaaaaaaacgaaagaaagatgTCGTTctacatgtttttgttttgtacggTGTTTTGCagaaccaaagaaaaaaagggagatatttgaaattttcgCTCCCTCTCCATTTATTTGGCACATTTCGTCTATTCgaaaatcgtttttttctaCAATTTTTACGCCCGGATTTTTTAATGAGCGAATTACGTCATTGCGGTGAAATTTTGGTTTCTGAAGAAACACGGAAGTTTAGCGACACGTTGAAAtccatttcgattcaaaacgttttttgttttgttttttcaatagaaaataTGGCCacattgaaaacgaaaagaattgAATCTAGGCTTTCaaacgccttttttttttgtttttgtttttaacattttcaaatgtgaATAGGAAAACCGCCAAATCGAAGAGGCTTACCTCAAAACATTGCGCCCGCTTCACGTCGATCcgttttgtttcaaataaaaaagagtgTCCGGCGTGATTTTTCACCAACGATCTTCCAATtcaccgtgaaaaaaaaacaaaaacaaacaaatgtacgCACTGATTGTTGGCTGTGcacgacacacacacgatcactttgttttgtttttcgatgtGGAAATGTAACGAAAGACAACGAAATCATTTGGGGGGccggaaaaaacaaaaaaaaacaaaaacaaaaatggattgCGAAACAAACTTTGGTACAAGGTTTTTTGTTGTCTGCCTCTTTTTTCCCGtcggagaaggaaaaaaaaaaaaaaaaaaaagacacacgcacacacacatagaaacAAATCGGAAATGAAAAGGTgggcaacacacacacacacacttcaTTGAaatcccccctctctctcactgttcaaaatttcaaaaaaaaaaaaaaaaaaaaaacgtatagtTTTTGTCGTATGTATATAACAAGATGAGAAATtgttaaatagaaaaaaaaaaaagaaaaatgaatttcgaaATTTGATAGCTTTgctaaataaaacaaaaaaaaaagtacaatcataataattcaattaaaaaaaaaaatgtctatatatatatataaaaaaaaaaaaaagaaaaaattgcggGGGCCTGCGGGGTTCGAACCCGTCGGggtcacaattttttttttttttttttcttcgatacacaaaaaaaagtgggacaaaaaaaagaaaaaagaaagaaacttaaTGGGCCGTTAAGGATTGTGAATGAGACGGTGGCAGAGATTGGGGTGAGAGCATAGGCGGACTGTGACcgtgctgctgttgctgttgctgcatcATGCCGGGCGACGGATGGCCGCCGTGCAATCCAATCAGATGATCCGAATGCAACGGATGGCCGGGCAGGTAGCCCTGGTGGTGTTGTTGCTGATCGATGCCGGCCGGGCCGCCGTAGTCGGCCATGGATCCTCTGAGCGGCGACGAGTTGGGCCCGTTGGGCATTGGCGGGGTCATCCGCTTCTCCTTCTGCCGCCGGTTGCAGAACCAGACGCGGACGACTTCCTTCTCCAGTTGCAGCGAATCGGCCAGGGAGGCGATCTCCTGGGCCGACGGTTTGGGCTGCTTGTGAAAATGCTGCTCTAGCGCTCCCTTGACGCTCACCTCAATCGACGTCCGCTTCTTCCGCTTCCGTCCCTGGGCCGCGATCTTGTCGATCGACGTCGGAGAGCCCGTCGTCGAGTCGGCCTCTTCCAGCCACTTTTGCAGCAGCGGCTTCAACTTGCACATGTTCTTGAAACTCAATTGCAACGCCTCGAACCGGCAGATGGTCGTCTGCGAGAAGACGTTGCCGTACAAAGTGCCCAGGGCCAGTCCGACATCGGCCTGGGTGAAACCCAACTTGATCCGACGCTGTTTAAACTGTTTGGCAAAGGCCTCCAGGTCGTCGGACGTCGGGTTCTCTTCTTCCGACGGGTCGCCGCCCAGGTCGCTTCCAGCGCCCGAatggccgccgccgccgccgccgtgCTGGCCGTGGCCGTGGCCGTGGCCGTGCAGGTGACTGTGGCCGCCGCCGTGGCCGCCGCCGTGGCCACCGCCGTGGCCCAGGTGGTGCGAGTCGAGGTGGCCGTGATCGCGCAGGTCGTGCGGGTCGTGATTGCCGTGACTCAACGGGCTGCCGACGCCCGAGCTCTCGCTCGGACCTCGGCCGCCCACCATCGACCCGTGCTGGCCGTGGTGGTTGGACGAGTTGCCGTGCGGGTGGCCGTGCCCGTGCAATTGCGAACTGCTCACGACGCCCATGCCGTTCATGCCGCCCGGGTAGTTGGGGTGTTGAATAGGCGAACCTCCGCCGGACGACATGTACGGCGAAGAGACAGAGACGGCCGAATGCCATCCGcccccaccaccaccaccaccaccaccaccaccaccacccccaCCACCACTAGACGAGTGTCCTGATGATGATTGTTGGTTATTACCACCTCCGccacctccaccacctcctcctcgATGATGTTGGATGGCCACTAAATCACCGGCTTGCGGTTTGATATCCTGATGGTGCGGATGAAGAGTCGCGTGAGCGTGGACCGAATGCATCGAGGCCCAATGATGAGCCGCTCCGGGATCCGACCACGGATTGTGCGACATCAAGGCGGCCGGGTGTCCGGCGGCAGCGGCCGCAGCCGCCGCTACCATGTACTTCATTTCGTGGCCGTGCTCTCGGTGGTGCGGCGAGCTGGAGCCGTTGGCCGAGCTCTGATATCCGCCGGCCGCCGACGCCGCGCTTTGCGACGCGTTGACCAAGTTCATCCTGGCCGCCGCTGCGGCGCTGTTGTTGCCACTGCTGGCCGAACTGTTGCCGATGTGCTGCTGCGATTCTTGGTGAGCCGCagcagccgccgccgccactAGTGCGTGATGATGCAAatgatggtggtggtgatggtggtgcggatggtgatggtggtgatcCGTCGGCTGCTGCTGGTGGCACACAACTGTACTGGCGCCGAGGTACGTGGCCGTAGCCATTGACCTTCTTTGCCGGATTTTTTAGGGATTTCGATTTCGATCTTGATATTGTGCAGcgggagagagggggggggggtttgccGATGTGCGGCTAAAAACGAATCTCACAACAAACTAACACTCGAtgtttgctgttgctgttgtaaATTCCCGTGTTTGAAATGTTGCGGCACTTGTTGTGGACGACACTGAAATCACATGCCCGtcgctgttttcttttgttttgtttttctttttattcaaccGTCGAATCCAACTGTGTTTTCGATTTCAGTTTGAGGCCAAcgtatttttttcattgaacgAAAGACGCACAGTTGCACACACGCACTGGATGTTTGCACCCGCCAACAACAACTCGGTTCCTTtccaaataaaatttgttttggggtttttttcaaaaatcctctgaaaacaaacgaagaacgaaaaaaaaaaaaaccaagagagagagagagagagagagagagagaagtaCAGGACGTGACTCTCTCATGCGTTATGCATGGCACTGACTGGTCGGCTGAGGCACCCCAACCCGGAGACTATACCCCACAACTCTTCCCTCccctccacacacacacacacacacacacacacatacacaaaaaaggcCTTCCTTGGGGGCGCTTCGGTGTAGGAACTGGAAAACGCCAGGCAAATAACCAAAAGGCCATCGCAGTGGCCGACGcggatggaaagaaaaaaaaaaaaaaaaaaaaaaaaaaaaagaaagaaagaaaaagaaaagggagggaggAGATGCAGTGTGCGGATGGGGCCACGCCCCTTTCTTTCCTCTCCGTTCAACCCGCCCATTCCGTTCGGTGGGTTGATGAAAAGCCCAAACTTGGGCTCCGCCCGCACTCCGACCGGCGCCATCGAGCGATTGGAGCGAAGCGATGACGTCACTGTAGCCAATCGCTTTGCTGATTGGCTTGCACGCTGTGTCTGCGCCTCGGCTCCTCCCTttttcacgttcttttttcttcttttggctattttcttttcctctttttggcATCTCgcaggaaaaaggaaaagaaaagaaaaaaaaaacgtttgaaagGAAGGAATGAAAGAACGAAGCAATGACAAATCGACGAGGAAAAACGGCGTCGCCATAGACGTCCCAGCCAACCACGTCATCATCTTACATCGaaatgacgtttttttttattccttttttttttttcttacatttttttctgactGAAATTGAAACACATCGTCCAGTTATTTCAACaactcgagaaaaaaaaagttgatccGAAATAAATTtcagccaaaagaaaaaaggaaggggcAGCTGACTTAACCCTCTTATGCAAATGAGACGAGCGTGTTCGTCGTCTTCTCTAATTCCCGGTCCCCAGACGGgtcacacacacgaaaaaaaataaaataaaaaaaagaagacgggaGGGACGCATGTCGATGCGCGCGCAACTCACGGTCGatacaaaacgaaatgaaaatgcgCTCACGAAATGATATTCCCTCCCGattaaaccccccccccctccaaaaaaaaaattgtctctgtcaaacaaatgaagaaagatAAATGTGCGCTTAATGAATGtctaataaaaacaaagagagaTGTCGaattgaatggaaaaaaacaaacaaaataaataaaaagggagacaCGCTGTAAGATGATAAGGAACTGCacacattttcaattattgtGCAGTTCGCATCTGCGTGTTAAACTTGTTCTTATTGTGCGCAAAAAGTCACGATACAATCAATCCGAATAAGTATAGCCAAAAGAACCTGAAACTTTATCGGCCATATGTTTGTCAGCCATTGCGAAATTTcgttcaaacaaaagaaacaggtTGGCCTTGATGTTATGACCAACACCCTACGTtacatcttaaaaaataaacccaACGCATCACatgatttcaatttttgtctctatgtaaaaatagaaagagaaaaaaacaataagaaacaaaaaaaaaacaaaaaaacataacaagaTTGATATAAAGAGGATCAGACAGGTCCGGTGATAGATCCGTACAACTGCATCATGTGCTGCCTTCCCTTTTctagtatttttctttcccttttttgtgtgacACGAGGCAGCGAAacgaatcatttgaaaataagttttttttttttttttttttgaagtaataCACGAATCATCATAGGCCACTATTTTCGCCAGGTCTATGTATACGTTGATCTATTTTCGGGCCCCCGTTGATGATGTACCCCCGTGTCTTTTATCCATGGAGCCGCATTTTTTGTAAAGCACACAATAAGAGAGCTCGACTTGACGTCACGTGTCCTGACTTCTTTTTGGGGTCTTGACGTCAACAACTCGACGACCCGAGTCTGCGGTTCTATACGCGTTTGTTTCCGCATCTcgtagatatatatatatattttttttttcgaggctTTATCGTgtcccccttttcttttattcgtcCGATGATTATTTCTCCCTCTTACTACTACTGTACACACACGGAGAGCTATATAGCTGCTGGCTGTTGTTGGTCGGGATCGGACGACGTTGGAATACGTAATAGCCTTCCCCGCATTTGAAGGGCTCTGACACACAAGCCGTCGCATCTCCTGCCTTAGCGCTTGCGCTCTTTTTTAAGTCAACGGCCCCAAAATCTATCGCAatgttcaattgaaaaaaaaaaaaaacgcgctaAAATAATAGGAAACAACGATTGAAATAAAGTtgctatttttattaaaaaaaaaaaaaaaaaatcggacaATATTTTGATGTAGGGCGAGTTCTACATGTTACACTGCTCCcccctctgtgtgtgtgccgCTTTGAACGCGTTGCAGACTGGCCAACGCCAACGGAATACCAAATGAAGCGACCGACGACcattgatctttttttttttccttctttttcgagggggttttttcttcttttttggaaaaaaaaaaaaaaggaggttcGATATCGACTTTCATCACGTTGTCTTTTCAGATGGCAGCAGTAGCTTGCGTGTATTATAGAGTCTCGCGTCGTGTGTGTATAGACGCGCTGTGTGCTGTTGCGCTCTTTTGATTCGTCGCTAATGAAACGATCGCCAACTGAATACGGGAATGAACCAGCTAGATCGTTCCAGTTCATTTTTAGGGGgatttattttagaaaaaaaaaaaaaaaagttgagagTTATGAGTTTGGGCACAGTGAGCCAATACTTTGTGGGGCAGAAATGTACGTCGCCGTCTTGGCGCGTCCGTCCGGACACGACCGGCTTTTTTCCTCCTGAAAACTCGCACACAttcatctccccccccccccctcttcctcAACACGTTTGTATCGAAGCTTTATTtgaggttttcttttattaagcACGTCTTACTAGAAACTGAAATGAAAGGAGGTTTCGAACTCGTGTAAATTAGTGATAACAAACAGATGATTCATATCGAAAAAAGCCCAAATCACATGGAAATAGTTTTGACGAATAACCCGATagacacaagaaaacaaaaagagccTATAGAAGAGTTCACGATGGTCGGCGCAAATATCGTAAATCACGACATCAATACGTTCCTCTACCTGCGCGtctcatgtttgtttttgcttttcgaaAGGGGAGCTCGTTTAAACAATCGTCCCGACAACAGGCCAGCCGTAAATCACAAATAATAAGGCAAACAATCAAATTAGCAAAGCAATCCGATAAATCTCaggcacatttttttttttttttttttagatattgaCAAGCAGAGCTCCAAGTTCTCCCCATCCTTTAACTTTTCGAGCCTAAATGAtggagaggaaagaaatgaagagaaCCACACGATGTCCGTTCTGGCGCTTCCACATACAAGTCATAACAATAAAACGAGGGCTGCTCGTATGTTTATTTATTGTAGATAAAATATTATCATCATCATATAGAAATGTATATagcctttctctctctctctctctctcttccatgttttttttcacaataaaAGAAACCCTTCCCCTCGCTGTGTGTAGAAAACGAATTTCTAACCATAAAATTTGGACGAagccaaaacaaacagaacTTTTCGTGATTAGGGTTGGACGAAAAAGCTCCCGAAAAATGAACGAATCCAAAGTGTTAACAGTGCCCTCTGTCAGTCAATCGTTTCATCATAGCAGCGCGCAATTCAAGTGACATCGACATCAAagtgaacgttttttttctttcatcaactTCAAAGGAAAATCAACCAACTAACGTCCCAAATTCTACATTCATTTCGTACTTACAtctttgtatttcttttttattaaaaaaaaaacaaagataaaaatcacaatcaattcatttctcttgttgaattttgcgatttccttttcaaattctttgaTTCTATTGGCCTAACTCtttagatttttgtttgaaagcaGACCAAGGCTTTCCCGTCTACTCGAGTACTcattacacacacagacaaccGAGTGTGTGTTTCGATCTTTTGATTGATATGCCCATCGGTGCCTTGAAATCACCCGAtaacaaccaaaaaaataaaggacgTCTATTTTACATATAGCCCAAGGTGAGATATATAGGCAAATGCGGGTTCACGTAGTCAATGAACATTCCAatactcttttttgtttttttcaatcaaaattcaaaaaaaaaaaaaaacacgaatcgTATACAATAATATAATGAAATAGCAATTagactcgaaaaaaaaaaaaggaaacgcagAAAAGAACATTGTTGTCCCTTTTGGTTCACGttgttctcccccccccccccttattatcgtgaaaaaaaagggagggaataaaagaaaaaaattcttccatTCTCGTTGTATTCTACATGTCCGTTTGGAAGATATGCAGCTCGTGCTGGCAGTCCTCACCTATATCGTAGAGGCCCATAGAAAATGATACGCGCTTCTTGCAGGTCGTAATTGGAAATAATGACGGCCGCGTGGCTCGAAACGTGAGCGCAAGTAACAAGAAAAAccgaaaataaataaaaaaaaaagagaagctgtATATGTAGAGAGAGAAGTCAGATGGTATCTATCCAACAAGGAGCAACAACATATGGAAATtcataaaaagagagaaaggggTGGACCAGCAGGCACGAGCTATTGTGTCTAGATAGCCATCGTCGCATCATGCATATTCAACGCTgcatttctcttgttgtttttcctatACGTTCCAAAGGTGTTACACACAGGACTCTGTAGACGTCGGCTCGCACAGGTAGCTCTAattagctctttttttcttttttgcttacATCTCTGCTGGCCGCCAGAGACATGaagaatgttgttgttttttttttagaattccACGTATTCGGGTTtgaaatttcaacatttttaaTGCCGAAAAGAAGCGAGCACgctttcaaataaaaacgcaAAGTGTGTGTGGATTAGCGTCGATGTTTGTTATTGATTTGATTGGGACATAAAAGACGATGGCTCGTTAAATGATCCGATGATTCACTATAGATCGTGATTAAAGAACCAATCGCTAATTTCATCTACGAACTCTATACATTCCACGCATCAattgcaactggaaaagaaaTGCCATAAGTTTTGATTGGGTTTCTCAGTTTCCCTTCGGACACAATTGATGGTGCGTTCCGTTGCAGATGAAGAAGAATGAGAAAGTGGGAGGAgagaaacgaagaagaggggggagagaagcaaaaaaaaaaaaaaaatgatggaatgaGCTATGCCAATTGGATTGCTACACACACTATCGGTAGCGAAGGCGTCGTACACAATGCCTCATCATTATAACATCGTCCACAGTCGTGATGATTGTcggttgattttttgtttcacgttcAAACTGATTGCCACATAGTTTTTGGCTCCCACCTGGCGAACCACacaccatcttcttctttttgattttttttttttttttttttttttttaaagggggctGTGTGTGTTCATGATTGGAGCACGAGCTGTGTGCGAGGCCCCGCAAGGTTCATCAGGCATTGCGTGactagaaacaaaacaacaaacgaGTCTCTCTCGACATCTACGCGTGATGTGTCTGTGTGGAATGTTATTTGAGGGGAGAGCCTTTCGGTCGATCTCATCAAGAAATATACATCAGGGCACGGGccagaaaatgtaaaaagctACTGTGCATTATCGcgttaacacacacacacacacaacaattCCAATTTCCTCGGGATATATATTTGTTGCTTCTAGACGTATATCTaatgtatttctttctttttaacgttttgcttataaataaataaaaataaataaaaaaaaaggcgatgtCGTGATGGAGGATACACTCGTGCCGGATGAAtaagaaattcatttaaatATAGCCAGGAATTCCCTTtagattctcttttttttttttttcatggatCGGGCTAGAAAAGATAAGAGACAACAAACAGGTGTGCGCATAGACCAGTAGTAAGGCTCTATAGCATATCATTCATATCTACTACAGGTCCTAGTCAAATGCACCAGCCTAATACATGAATAattcgct comes from Daphnia carinata strain CSIRO-1 chromosome 2, CSIRO_AGI_Dcar_HiC_V3, whole genome shotgun sequence and encodes:
- the LOC130685945 gene encoding POU domain protein CF1A-like, which translates into the protein MATATYLGASTVVCHQQQPTDHHHHHPHHHHHHHHLHHHALVAAAAAAAHQESQQHIGNSSASSGNNSAAAAARMNLVNASQSAASAAGGYQSSANGSSSPHHREHGHEMKYMVAAAAAAAAGHPAALMSHNPWSDPGAAHHWASMHSVHAHATLHPHHQDIKPQAGDLVAIQHHRGGGGGGGGGGNNQQSSSGHSSSGGGGGGGGGGGGGGGGGWHSAVSVSSPYMSSGGGSPIQHPNYPGGMNGMGVVSSSQLHGHGHPHGNSSNHHGQHGSMVGGRGPSESSGVGSPLSHGNHDPHDLRDHGHLDSHHLGHGGGHGGGHGGGHSHLHGHGHGHGQHGGGGGGHSGAGSDLGGDPSEEENPTSDDLEAFAKQFKQRRIKLGFTQADVGLALGTLYGNVFSQTTICRFEALQLSFKNMCKLKPLLQKWLEEADSTTGSPTSIDKIAAQGRKRKKRTSIEVSVKGALEQHFHKQPKPSAQEIASLADSLQLEKEVVRVWFCNRRQKEKRMTPPMPNGPNSSPLRGSMADYGGPAGIDQQQHHQGYLPGHPLHSDHLIGLHGGHPSPGMMQQQQQQHGHSPPMLSPQSLPPSHSQSLTAH